A single window of Vigna unguiculata cultivar IT97K-499-35 chromosome 1, ASM411807v1, whole genome shotgun sequence DNA harbors:
- the LOC114170288 gene encoding exocyst complex component EXO70H1-like, which produces MRKLCFNPKTPSFAMARNSPSSPLSLISSPTPPRLSFSEPSSVVDEDSFMEEAEALILKWNPDSSAYARVTSLFYEDKIEAKHYIHCVNQLHQTMHSLISHNPSSHKLILAHNLMQIAMKRLKKEFYQILSMNRAHLDPESVSARSSRTSANSSSSDCDDDFAAEDDDIRAAGDSITEVEQVSSGAMADLKLIADCMVSSGYAKECVSVYIIIRKSIIDEGIYRLGVEKLSSTRANKMDWEVLDLKIKSWLEAVRIAVRTLFNGERILCDNVFSYSDSVRESCFAEISRDGASLLFGFPELVAKTKKSSPEKLFRVLDMHAVASDLLPEIESIFSSDYNSAVRSQFLTSLQRLTESAQFLLSEFESTIQKDSCKPAVNGGGVHSLTIQTMNYLAILADYVNVLSDIFPRDWLPLPKSSSLPESYLYSPESDYSASTPALTVRMAWLILVLLCKLDGKAKHCKDVSLSYLFLANNLWYVVARVRSSNLQYVLGDDWITKHEAKAKRFVANYEKMAWGEVVSSLPQNPGAAEARAVFENFNLKFEEAYRKQNSFVVADRELRDEIKGSIARSIVPRYREWYNALLASVGSVRDLTVREIVTFTPQDIENYLANLFLFGTSSSSVSSSSVTSSPLRRWS; this is translated from the coding sequence ATGAGAAAGCTGTGTTTTAACCCCAAGACGCCGTCGTTTGCCATGGCCCGCAATTCTCCTTCTTCACCACTATCTTTAATCTCAAGCCCTACACCGCCCAGGCTCAGTTTTTCCGAACCTAGCAGCGTCGTCGACGAAGACAGCTTCATGGAGGAAGCAGAGGCGCTCATACTCAAATGGAACCCTGACTCCTCAGCCTATGCCAGAGTCACTTCTCTGTTTTACGAAGACAAAATCGAAGCCAAACACTATATTCACTGCGTTAACCAGCTTCACCAAACCATGCATTCCTTGATCTCTCACAACCCTTCCTCCCATAAACTCATCCTCGCTCACAACCTAATGCAGATCGCCATGAAGAGACTCAAGAAAGAGTTCTACCAGATCTTATCCATGAACCGCGCTCACCTTGACCCCGAATCAGTCTCCGCCAGATCCTCTCGCACCTCCGCTAATTCCAGCTCCTCCGATTGCGACGACGACTTCGCGGCGGAAGACGATGATATCCGTGCCGCCGGCGACTCTATCACCGAAGTCGAGCAGGTTTCCTCGGGCGCCATGGCGGATCTGAAATTAATCGCCGACTGCATGGTCTCTTCCGGCTACGCGAAGGAGTGCGTCAGCGTTTACATCATCATCCGAAAATCCATAATCGACGAAGGAATCTATCGCCTCGGCGTTGAGAAACTGAGCTCCACGCGCGCTAACAAGATGGATTGGGAAGTgcttgatttgaaaatcaagaGCTGGTTGGAGGCAGTGAGGATTGCCGTTAGAACGCTGTTTAACGGGGAGAGAATCCTCTGCGACAACGTCTTCAGTTATTCAGATTCCGTAAGAGAATCCTGCTTCGCCGAAATTTCCAGAGACGGCGCCTCTCTCCTTTTCGGATTCCCCGAACTCGTCGCCAAAACAAAGAAATCGTCGCCGGAGAAGCTGTTCCGCGTGCTCGACATGCATGCTGTGGCCTCAGATCTGTTGCCGGAGATCGAGTCCATATTTTCCTCCGATTACAACTCCGCCGTGCGTTCTCAGTTCCTCACTTCACTTCAACGACTCACCGAGTCTGCGCAATTCTTGCTCTCTGAGTTCGAGTCCACGATCCAAAAAGACTCTTGCAAGCCTGCGGTGAACGGCGGCGGCGTGCACTCGCTCACGATTCAGACAATGAATTATCTCGCAATCCTCGCAGATTACGTTAACGTTCTCTCTGACATATTCCCGCGCGACTGGCTTCCTCTGCCGAAGTCTTCGTCGCTGCCGGAGTCTTATTTATACAGTCCGGAGTCTGATTACTCTGCGTCGACGCCGGCGCTGACGGTGCGCATGGCATGGCTGATTCTCGTCCTCCTTTGCAAGCTCGACGGCAAAGCGAAGCATTGCAAGGACGTTTCACTATCTTACTTGTTTCTCGCGAACAATCTCTGGTACGTGGTGGCCAGAGTCCGAAGCTCGAACCTGCAGTACGTGCTTGGCGACGATTGGATTACGAAGCACGAAGCTAAAGCGAAGAGGTTCGTGGCGAACTACGAGAAGATGGCTTGGGGAGAAGTGGTTTCATCGCTGCCGCAAAATCCGGGCGCAGCGGAGGCGAGGGCGGTGTTCGAGAACTTCAACCTGAAATTCGAGGAAGCCTATCGGAAGCAGAACTCGTTTGTGGTAGCTGATAGAGAACTACGAGACGAAATAAAAGGTTCGATCGCGAGAAGTATTGTGCCGAGATATCGCGAGTGGTATAATGCGCTGCTTGCTTCGGTGGGATCAGTGAGGGACTTGACGGTGAGGGAGATTGTGACGTTTACCCCACAAGACATTGAAAATTACCTTGCTAACCTCTTCCTTTTTGGAACGTCATCCAGTTCTGTATCGTCCTCTTCGGTAACTTCGTCTCCTCTCCGGCGTTGGAGTTGA